The Pontibacter korlensis sequence TACCAATGCCATTGTCTGACAACCACTTAGCCGCTGTGCCCATGCCCACTACTGTGCCACCTTGGAGCACCCAATTGCGTAGCTTGTCTTTGGAGATATTGCTGTAAGAGCCTTCGGCCATTACCACTACGTTGTACTTGCTTATTTCTGAGCGGTTAAAGTCGTTGGTTTTTATCAGAACCGGTCGCATGCCGAAGCGGTCGTCCATCAGGTGCCAAGCCTCGCCAGCATCATAGCTGTTTACACCATCACCGATCAGCATCATTACCTTAGGTTGCTTCAGGCTCAGCACCATCGGGCTGCCCAATTTTATACCTAGCGGGTTGAAGCCAGTGTTCATGGCGTATACCTTCAGGGCATTTTGCTGTGCAACTTCCTGCATAATTTGGTGAAGGGCTTCAGCATTTACCGACTGGCCAGCCACAGGTATAAGTATGGTGCCATAATCATACTTCTTGCCTTCCGCAGTTGTAAACTTATCGGTAGCTACCCTTGTGTTGATGCCTCGGTCCATTAGCTGGTTAAGAGCACGGGGCGCATAGTAACCATGCCACTCAAACGTGTAAGCATAGTCACTTTTGCCTCCTACAACCTCACCTTCTGGCAACTTCAGGTCTTCTACTTTCTGGCCCAACTGGCTGCTCTTAAAGTTACGGGAGGAGAGCGCAGCATGGTCGAGGTCAAAAGCCAGCGGGAATGTCCAGGCGGAGATGTCGTAGAAAAGGCTGTCCTGGAAAGTGGTGCGCCTCTCAAACATCGCTTCAATCAGCCTGTACTGTGGCTGATCGGTTGGGATGATGTAAGCGTTCTCTGGTGTATAAGTAAAGTTGTTGATCTTGAAGCTCTCCTTCGGGCGGTATACCTCTATCTGGTGTTGCTTAATAATTTCAGCCAAATGGAAAGCTCTGGCTCTGTCAAGTTCAGAACCGAATACATAAGCTTTGGTTGAAGCCTTTTTAGACTCGTTTTGTACCTGCTTATAGAAATCGCGCTGGTGTGCCAGTAGCTCCTCGCGCATGGCTTGCACCGCCTCCAGGGTGGAGAGGGTAGTAGTAAACTGATTGCGGATCGTGAACGGGAATGTCAGCACACCATTCACGCTTTCCTGTGCATGGCCCCTGGAGCTGGCCTGTTCGAAGAGTATCCCCACCGAACCATTTACATCTGGGTAAGTCGAGCCTTTGCCGTAGTAAAAGTCATCGTAACTTTCTTCAGTATAATAAAAGGAGCCGATCTTGTCCAGTGCTTTGGCATGAAAGGTGCCGATCTTCTGTGTCAGCTTAAAGTTGTTTTCTGGCGTAAGCGGATTGTTACGGCTCGGTATACCTGGCTGAAAGAAGAAAGTAGCGTTGGTTCCCATCTCGTGGTGATCTGTAAGCACATTAGGCTTCCACTCGTGGAACTTTGCCAACCTGCCTTTCGACTCCGGGTGCTGCAACGGTAGCCAATCGCGGTTAAGGTCGAACCAGTAATGGTTCGTACGACCTCTTGGCCATGCCTCGTCAAACTCGGCACTGTTAGGGTCTGTTATCAGATTTTTGCTGCGGTGTGAGTTAACCCAACTGGCAAAGCGGTTCATTCCATCCGGGTTTATAGATGGATCTATGAGGATAATGGTCTCATCCAGCAACTTGTCTATTTCTGGCCCTTGTGCTGCTGCCAAATGATAAACAGCCAATAGGGAGGCATTACTGCCGCTTGGTTCGTTGCCATGCACACTGTAGCCCATCCATACCACAGCTGGCATCTCTTTTATATTTAGCTTTCCAGATGCTGACGGATCACTAAGCTGGCGGTGCTTCTGCTTTATCTGCTCAAGGTTCTGGTGGTTCTTAGGCGAGGTGATGGTAAGCAGGTACAGCGGGCGGTTTTCGTGAGTGCGGGCATACTCTGTTATGGTAATACGGTCGGAGAGGTTTGCCATCTGCCGCATGTACATAGCTAGTTGGTCGTGGCTGGCATGCCATTCGCCTACATTGTACCCTAGAATATCTTTAGGTGTTGGAATGCTGCTGTTGTACGATACCTCAGCAGGCAGGTAATAGGAGAGAGGTGTTTCGGCCTGCTGTGCTACCGCCACTGGCCCAAGGCCCAGCATAGCTGCTACAGCAAGAACGCGTAAGTTTTTCATGTTGTAAAGGTGAAGAATAGGTTAGATAATGGTTATATCTGCAATTTCCTGTTTTGCGCAGGCTTTTGCAATAGTAGTAACAGTGCTTGAGCGAAAAGCTTCAGAGCCTCCTATGGCACAGTTAATCATCAAGAAAGATCAGCAGAGGCGGTATACTATCCTTTTTAACAATGTGCTGCTAATTTATAATAGAGACCGAAAGAGGTATATACTGATTTCTAGTCAACAGTACAGGTTTTTGGTTAATGAGCTAGCTGCTCTTATACTTATGCTATAGTCTTAGGCCTGGAAGATCCTGCTCTTGCTGATTTTCTTTTCCCGCCCCGGAAACTAACAAAGTACAGGCCGAATCCTGAAAGTATAGTGATCAGTCCTACCACCGAAAAGAAGCGCAGCAATAGGTTGCCAAAGTTGTCTCGGCCCTGGTAATCCATTGTGTGTAGCATCCACAGGAAATCAAATATACGCCACTTATTGTTGCGGAACTTCATTACTTCGCCCCGCTCGCTCGATACATATACTGTTGTGTTAGTAGGGTGCTGCATGGTTACAGCATAGGCAGGCAACGGACTTTCACGGTATTCGTGGTGGCTCCCTACATCTCCTTCTGTCAGGTACTCTACCTCTGCCACCTGTACAGGCTCATTAAAGCTGTTCT is a genomic window containing:
- a CDS encoding M14 family metallopeptidase — translated: MKNLRVLAVAAMLGLGPVAVAQQAETPLSYYLPAEVSYNSSIPTPKDILGYNVGEWHASHDQLAMYMRQMANLSDRITITEYARTHENRPLYLLTITSPKNHQNLEQIKQKHRQLSDPSASGKLNIKEMPAVVWMGYSVHGNEPSGSNASLLAVYHLAAAQGPEIDKLLDETIILIDPSINPDGMNRFASWVNSHRSKNLITDPNSAEFDEAWPRGRTNHYWFDLNRDWLPLQHPESKGRLAKFHEWKPNVLTDHHEMGTNATFFFQPGIPSRNNPLTPENNFKLTQKIGTFHAKALDKIGSFYYTEESYDDFYYGKGSTYPDVNGSVGILFEQASSRGHAQESVNGVLTFPFTIRNQFTTTLSTLEAVQAMREELLAHQRDFYKQVQNESKKASTKAYVFGSELDRARAFHLAEIIKQHQIEVYRPKESFKINNFTYTPENAYIIPTDQPQYRLIEAMFERRTTFQDSLFYDISAWTFPLAFDLDHAALSSRNFKSSQLGQKVEDLKLPEGEVVGGKSDYAYTFEWHGYYAPRALNQLMDRGINTRVATDKFTTAEGKKYDYGTILIPVAGQSVNAEALHQIMQEVAQQNALKVYAMNTGFNPLGIKLGSPMVLSLKQPKVMMLIGDGVNSYDAGEAWHLMDDRFGMRPVLIKTNDFNRSEISKYNVVVMAEGSYSNISKDKLRNWVLQGGTVVGMGTAAKWLSDNGIGNITFTKSEPDTAAQKAYADMANSEGAQVIGGAIFETKLDLTHPLAYGYTDEQLPIFRSNTLFMERSKSPYANPVMYTANPLMAGYISKPNLQKVKNTAAVDVSTIGAGKVIAMPDNPNFRAFWYGTNKLFLNSIFFGQIISGNSARAEEAH
- a CDS encoding PepSY domain-containing protein, giving the protein MNRRTHLLIRKSHRYLGLVTGVQFVLWTIGGLYFSWSDIDEIHGDFQKKAPANFETSMAMVSPTEVLSQLSQADSVKSVRLIDILGEPHYQVVYFASHGEHAMHHTQLALASTGDLRKSLTEQEAVQMAQNSFNEPVQVAEVEYLTEGDVGSHHEYRESPLPAYAVTMQHPTNTTVYVSSERGEVMKFRNNKWRIFDFLWMLHTMDYQGRDNFGNLLLRFFSVVGLITILSGFGLYFVSFRGGKRKSARAGSSRPKTIA